A stretch of Hoplias malabaricus isolate fHopMal1 chromosome 10, fHopMal1.hap1, whole genome shotgun sequence DNA encodes these proteins:
- the cacng8b gene encoding voltage-dependent calcium channel gamma-4 subunit: MVCEKGIQILLTIVGAFASFGLMTVAIGTDYWLYSRALICNSTANVTQDDPHNKDKKDPGALTHSGLWRICCLEGVKRGVCSQINHFPEDADFDHDGAEYVLRVVRASNIFPILSAILLLMGGVCIAASRFYKSKRNIILGAGILFVAAGLSNIIGVIVYISAALGDISPKKDEDKKWQYSYGWSFYFGGLSFILAEMVGVLAVNIYIEKNKELRCRSRTDIFKSTTHAMLRLPSYRFRRRSRSSSRSTDPSRSRDPSPVGGPPGGKNFGLPPSALLSQGPVSVSTLPNPHSRSVLPGGDISLYTLSRDPKMAGPPPLYGTVDRATLYQLHNCFPKEGGGGGMMMSGTLPSLKSHNPANSGGQNSSAAGNSAPPSQPPPPFSASTVERERGMGTLDRLGKAESNSNTLNRKTTPV, encoded by the exons ATGGTGTGTGAGAAGGGGATCCAGATCCTTCTCACCATCGTGGGGGCGTTTGCCTCCTTTGGCCTGATGACGGTGGCGATAGGGACAGATTACTGGCTGTACTCCCGGGCTCTGATTTGCAACAGCACGGCTAACGTCACTCAGGATGACCCCCACAACAAGGACAAGAAGGACCCCGGGGCCCTCACACACTCTGGACTGTGGAGGATCTGCTGCCTTGAGG GAGTGaagagaggtgtgtgttcacagatcAATCACTTTCCAGAGGATGCTGATTTTGATCACGATGGAGCGGAGTACGTCCTGA GAGTCGTCAGAGCCTCAAATATATTCCCCATCCTCAGTGCCATCCTGCTGCTGATGGGTGGAGTGTGTATCGCTGCCAGTCGTTTCTACAAGAGCAAGAGGAACATCATCCTGGGGGCCGGCATTCTCTTTGTGGCTGCAG GTTTAAGCAACATCATCGGCGTGATTGTGTACATCTCGGCAGCACTGGGCGACATCTCTCCAAAAAAGGACGAAGACAAGAAGTGGCAGTACTCTTACGGCTGGAGCTTCTACTTCGGGGGTCTGTCCTTCATCCTGGCAGAAATGGTGGGGGTCCTGGCAGTCAACATCTACATCGAGAAGAACAAGGAGCTGCGATGCCGCTCGCGCACTGATATCTTCAAGAGCACCACCCACGCTATGCTGCGGTTGCCTAGCTACCGTTTCCGGCGCCGCTCACGCTCCAGCTCGCGTTCCACAGACCCCTCACGGTCCCGGGACCCCTCCCCCGTGGGTGGTCCACCTGGGGGTAAGAACTTTGGCCTGCCACCCTCAGCCCTCCTGAGCCAGGGCCCGGTCTCGGTTTCCACGCTCCCAAACCCACACTCCCGCTCGGTTCTGCCAGGGGGCGACATTTCCCTCTACACACTTTCCCGGGACCCCAAGATGGCGGGCCCCCCTCCTCTCTATGGGACGGTGGACCGAGCCACACTCTACCAGCTTCACAACTGCTTCCcaaaagaaggaggaggaggagggatgaTGATGAGCGGTACCCTGCCTTCGCTAAAGTCCCACAATCCAGCGAATTCTGGAGGCCAGAATTCATCCGCTGCCGGAAACTCAGCTCCACCTTCCCAGCCACCTCCGCCTTTCTCTGCCTCCACCGTGGAGCGGGAGCGAGGGATGGGGACGCTGGACCGGCTCGGGAAAGCTGAGAGCAACTCCAACACTCTGAATAGGAAAACGACACCGGTGTAA
- the cacng6b gene encoding voltage-dependent calcium channel gamma-6 subunit has protein sequence MWSNFFMQQEEEGRMGVASGGGVGGRGGKRARPPRMSKNQQGKVKLAFFVAIVGVLLTVLGLGTEFWVELSQPKHFSQGPNCHMAHYGLWKSCVRTLWVSDIEPERESCGPAELPGESNCTYFKFYTTGENAVIFKKTTNKSMSLATAILAVFSLFLMVMGSICILMSLSKGVPFLLKPAAVCFLISGILILLSILVFHFSVLSLLESNQSIPLDYDLSWSVACVGSAGLILILGGVFFLLLSLPFNLLEKCKTQKRNSDT, from the exons ATGTGGTCTAACTTCTTCAtgcagcaggaggaggagggccGGATGGGTGTGGCCTCAGGGGGTGGAGTGGGAGGGCGTGGGGGTAAGAGGGCCCGGCCCCCACGGATGAGCAAAAATCAGCAGGGCAAGGTAAAGCTGGCTTTTTTTGTAGCCATCGTGGGCGTGTTGCTGACAGTTCTGGGCCTGGGAACGGAGTTCTGGGTGGAGCTCTCTCAGCCTAAACACTTCTCTCAGGGGCCCAACTGCCATATGGCTCACTATGGCCTCTGGAAGAGCTGTGTGCGAACACTGTGGGTCAGCGACATCGAgccggagagagagagctgtggaCCTGCAGAACTGCCTGGAG aatccAACTGCACATATTTCAAGTTCTACACCACGGGAGAAAACGCAGTCATTTTTAAGAAAACCACAAATAAAA gtatgAGTTTGGCCACGGCAATATTGGCTGTGTTCAGTTTGTTTCTGATGGTGATGGGTTCAATCTGTATCTTAATGTCACTCTCTAAAGGCGTCCCCTTCCTCCTGAAGCCTGCAGCCGTCTGCTTCCTCATATCAG GTATCCTTATTCTTCTGTCCATCTTGGTCTTCCACTTCTCTGTGTTGTCATTGTTGGAAAGTAACCAATCCATCCCGCTGGATTATGACCTCTCCTGGTCTGTGGCCTGTGTGGGTTCGGCCGGATTAATCCTCATCCTTGGCGGAGTCTTCTTCCTGCTGCTGTCTTTACCTTTCAACCTCCTGGAGAAatgcaaaacacaaaaaagaaacagtgaCACCTAG